ATTCATCATGTGCTGTTAGTGTTATTTCCATGGTGCATTTAGCCAGCTGTAAACAGCCCGAAATGAATACATATAATAGACCACAAATTAGTTAAAGAATTTGTGGGAGATTGAGCTGCTGTAATTTGATCTGGTGACCACAGACTAACAGCTGTCTCAATCATGTGTGatatgtggtgtgtggtgtgtgcctGATCATGacatgaccatgcatgcatgcatgagaaattcgatgttttgcgagcatcaaataATTTATGCGTGTGGGCATGCAATGACCATTTCGCAAAATATAATCGCAAAAcctgcaatagttagatcgcaaaagtttggctcattcgcaaaggtttttcaccagcaaaatatttaAGACATTGGGTGGTATATAGCCAAGCAGGGTATAAAGCTCCTATACCAGCAGCAGATCAGCAGCAAGGATCATCAGTGGACTAACtaatatattattattcataTTCATTGAATCATGTACGTGaccaattataataatacttatGTAGCTCATTCTTCTCATTGCATGGTGTCATTGCCATAGTAACCATTATGTCTGCCGCACCATCTTCCCATGAGTCAGCattcatgtacagtgtatgcatgggtGAACACTACATCCTTTACATGCAGTgccatacataataataccgTAATATCGGTagaatacggtatatacatgcatgtacaggcaatcattatatatatatatagggctgATGTTTGAGTGTACCATATTTTATATATTAAGAATGCTGTAAGTTTGAGTTGATGTGCTGTTTCTTCGGCTAAAGATGATGGAAAATTAATTGGCAATGTTTGTATGCATGCCCTTCTAAATCATAGTCAATCGTAGATGTATGGGACTTATAAAGCCTTTAGTATCTTAAGGTTACTATCAGatttttgtctgtttttaATTTAGtgtactaattttggcagaTTGCAGCAAATTCACAATAGCCTAATTGTAATTAGTTGATTGGAATCAATAGAAAAAAAGGGTTATAGGTTGTTTAGCCATGATACTATAATCGATTATCCATTAGCATGCATTCAGTAGATAAACAAAGATTCATATACCTTGGCTGACTGCATATCATGCAATCTCATCTGATCTGAGACCTTGAaccacatgcatgcgcatATTGACAAGTCTGTATCTGCACAATGGGTATTACTAATTAGTGAGAACGAGCCGGCCTGTGATGCATTGTTAAAACATCATACGATTTCTAATCAGTTATACTGCATTTTCGAGGTGCTTAATATTCGCTGTTTTCGTGCGTTAGTAATCCTACAAAAATAGGTCCACGAAATACTTAGCTAATGGAAGACATGACGTTGTCCTCTGATGGGAGGGTGGTCTGTTACAGGAGGTTCCACTGTGAATAGGTCATTGTGTTTTGTGATACtgtttatacataattataattatgcatgtgaagTGAATCACAAGATCATGCCCCATTAGTAAAAGAATGTAAAAGAATGAAGCCACTACACAAAGCAGtccctcacatgtcacacaacATACAATGCCACTACACAAAACAGTCCCTCACATGTCTCACAATACACAATGCCACTACACAAAGCAGTtcctcacatgcacacaacataCAATGCCACTACCCAAAACAGtccctcacatgtcacacaatACACAATGCCACTACCTAAAGCAGtccctcacatgtcacacaacacacaatgcCACTACCCAAAACAGtccctcacatgtcacacaatACACAATGCCACTACACAAAGCAAtccctcacatgtcacacaacATACAATGCCACTACACAAAGCAAtccctcacatgtcacacaatACACAATGCCACTACACAAAGCATTCtccctcacatgtcacacaacacacaatgcCACTACCTAAAACCATAGATCGAGTAGTAAGATCTATGCTAAAAACAGTCCCTCAGCAAACAACATACAATACAATGCAAGCTTGAAGCAGTGTATGGTTGAGCAGCTTTACTACCAATACACTATAATGAAGCTTGCATGGTGTATAGTCGTGGGACTGTTTCAATGAGAGTATTGACTAACAAAAGTTAGCGAAAGAAAAGAATAAAGAGTACAACATTCGTTCAGCAAGTGGGTTGAAGTTTAgatctgcatgtgtatatatagagcaTGCATACAGCAATTCTGTACTATATGCATACCAACAATCATCATCATACATgcatcccatgcatgcatgcagataatATGCTGACTAGAAATATTCTCAGCTGGTTGGTGCTGCTCCTgaccctagctactgttaccaggagtgagcactatcacattgtgccagtgaATTCAACTGACTTGTGTCATGACTATcgaaatggaacttgtttcactctcgagcagcttgttcaaacagacctgttatctggtggagacaatctcacattgagctttctacctggagatcatgtgcTAATTGAGCAGTTATTGATTCGTAACTTCTTACATGTGCATATGACCGGCCAGAACACAAGTACAACTGTAGTCAAGTTCACAGCAATGGTACGATACGTTTTGTTAGTGCTACTGAATTATATATTGAACACTTGGATTTTGTTGGAGCGAATGTCGGACCACAAAACTCATCACATCGAGGATTAATCATTGACAGTGCCCACGATGTCTATATAAACGATTGCTATTTTATGGATTTTGAATTACTCAATCCGGCGGAAGCCAGCATAGTTAAGATTGTTACTCAAACTGCAACAATTGAGAGCGCTCTCTTTATGAACAACACTGGTCGGGCACTGCACGTTGAGGCTGGTGATGTGTACATAACAAATAGTGTGTTCACTAGAAATGATGGAGGTGCAGTTGACATTCAATCAAGCAACTCACTGATCAACAACACAGAGTTCAACTACAACAGTGCTGAGAGTGGAGGAGCAGTAGAAGTGGGATCTGGTGCTGTAGTGATCACTCGGTGTAACTTCACAAATAACAAAGCTGTTCAGTtaggtggagcgattagtgttGACTCAGgcagtagtgtgtccatcttcaACTGTGAGCTGACAAAGAACAGTGCTGAAGAGAGTGGAGCGATTGGTGTTTTCTCAGGCAATGTGTCCATCTTCAACAGCACACTGActaacaacagtgctgactctGGTGGAGCAATTGGTGTCTactcaggcagtgtgtccatctcagacagcacactgacaaacaacagtgcttaCTATGGTGGTGGAGTGATTAATGTCAACTCAGgtaatgtgtccatctccaacagtaccctgacaaacaacagagcttaCACTGGTGGAGCAATTGTTGTTTACTCAGGCAGTGTGATCATCTCCGACAGCATACTGAtaaacaacagagctgaagAGAGTGGAGCAATTGATGTTAACTCAGgtagtagtgtgtccatctccgacagcacactgacaaacaacagtgctaacTCTGGTGGAGCAATTGGTGTTTCCTCAGGCAATGTGTCCATCTCCGACAGTACACTGTCAAACAACAATGCATACTATGGTGGTGGAGCGATCGATATCAACTCAGgtaatgtgtccatctccGACAGCACattgacaaacaacagtgctaacTCTGGTGGAGCAATTGTTGTTTCCTTAGGCAGTTTGATCATCTCAGACAGCActctgacaaacaacagagctaatAAGGGTGGAGTAATTGATGTTTCACCAACAGCCACCTTGATCATCAACAACACTAACATTACTAATAACAATGCCATGGTCAGTTTGAACATTTTGCAGACTAATGTGAAATTCACTGGATCGAATATTGTCAGCAATAACAATGGCCCTGTCTATGCTTTCAATAGTCGAGTTGAGTTTAATGGACCTACAACACTTAGTAACAATCGTGGTGTGTTTGGTGGAGCTCTCAGCATTATCCAGAGTCAAATGTACATTAACACAGAAGGTGTGATCATCACCAAGAATACAGCTACCTCTGGAGGAGGgatatttctgagagagagtACACTCGTTGTAAAAGAATCACTAAAGATCTATCAAAACACAGCACACCAGGATGGTGGAGGAATTTTATGCATATTCTAGCATAGTTGAGTTCCAATCTGTGCTGATGCTGGGTCCAGATGGTTGGCTAGATCTACTCCCTCCAAATGAACAAAGTGAGATTGATGACAACATTGCTACGAATGGT
The Halichondria panicea chromosome 11, odHalPani1.1, whole genome shotgun sequence DNA segment above includes these coding regions:
- the LOC135344143 gene encoding metabotropic glutamate receptor-like protein R, whose product is MDFELLNPAEASIVKIVTQTATIESALFMNNTGRALHVEAGDVYITNSVFTRNDGGAVDIQSSNSLINNTEFNYNSAESGGAVEVGSGAVVITRCNFTNNKAVQLGGAISVDSGSSVSIFNCELTKNSAEESGAIGVFSGNVSIFNSTLTNNSADSGGAIGVYSGSVSISDSTLTNNSAYYGGGVINVNSGNVSISNSTLTNNRAYTGGAIVVYSGSVIISDSILINNRAEESGAIDVNSGSSVSISDSTLTNNSANSGGAIGVSSGNVSISDSTLSNNNAYYGGGAIDINSGNVSISDSTLTNNSANSGGAIVVSLGSLIISDSTLTNNRANKGGVIDVSPTATLIINNTNITNNNAMVSLNILQTNVKFTGSNIVSNNNGPVYAFNSRVEFNGPTTLSNNRGVFGGALSIIQSQMYINTEGVIITKNTATSGGGIFLRESTLVVKESLKIYQNTAHQDGGGILCIF